DNA from Daucus carota subsp. sativus chromosome 1, DH1 v3.0, whole genome shotgun sequence:
GTTCGACAAACTAGAGCAAGCTGCAAGCAAACTAACAATAGTGTTCTCATCTACCTGTACCGATTCATCCTCCATACAAACAAGAAGCTCCAAAGCTTCCTCTGGCCGCTTCTCCCTCACATAACCATGAATCATCGAGTTCCACATAACAATGTCTTTCTCAGCCATGTCATCAAAAATTTCACGAGCCCTATCAATCCTCCCTATCTCTATATAACTATTAACCAATATTGTATACGACACAACATCTCTTCTTTCGCGCATGTCATTAAACTGTTTCAACAATGTACTCATCTGTCCAAATTTCGCATACATATCTAACAATGCATTTCCTACATTCAATCCACATTCCATCCCCATCTTAACAATATAACCATGGATCAACCTCCCAAACTCTAGTCCCTTTATTTCTCCGCAAACTGTCAATAGAATCACCATTGTTATCCGATCAGCCCGAAAACCAACACGAACCATAACCCGAAACAAATCCATCGTTTCAGCCCCTAAACTTGCTCCACCACTGTAACTCCCTATAATAGTATTCCAACTAGTGACATCTCTCTCACACATTCCACCAAACACCTTACGTGCATTCATCACCTGTCCCGTAGCACCATAAAAATGAATGAGTGCATTCTGCACATACAAATCAAAATCCACACCAACTTTTACGCCACGTGCATGAGTTTCCACCCCTTTAGGCACACAATGAAGGCGCGTAGAAGCTGAAATAATAACTGGGTAGGTGTATTTATCTGGGTAGATAGAGTTGGATTGAATAAAGTGGTTGTAAATGATGATAGTTTGAATGGGTTTGTTGGATTTGGAGTAAGCTCTAAGAATGGTGTTCCATGCTTTGTTGGTGTAGATGAGACCAGTTATAATGGATTGAGCGAGTGTTTGATCAAGCTTTTTAATGCAGTGGGATGGTGCTTTGAGAGACACTAGTAATGCTTCTAGTGGCATACACATTTCTTACATTCAAATCATTTCGTGTTGTCAGTGGGATTTTCCTTTGTGAAGTTTCGTGGTTTTGTTGGATCATTTTTGAGCAAATCTGTGAATATGTGCGTGTACCTTTATGTTTTCTTTAATGGTGAAATTCATATTTATCCCTTTTGAATTCGTCTTACCTAATCTCTAATCCAAACCTGTTTCGAAACGTGTTATATACATTTCGtgtacatataatataaatttaataacaaaatttaattaaaatatattttaaaattacaatttatatattgtataatgaaatatatatattaaatcttcaTATTTATGTACAAATTTGTACACACATATATCTGAACATAAGGTTGTGTTAACCATAAGACATAGAACCCTTAGAACTATTAGCTTATTTCTGGTATAAGTTAGGGTTCTACAGCAGAACTGCaatcttatttatataatatattttgaaattacttttgaacacagatgaaaaaaacatgtatttagatttaaatccTGAAAATCTATGCAAAAAATAGGGTTCTGCGGCACTGAttctatattctattttaagcattggttctctTTTGAActttagtggttctatggttctattttaagcattggttctctATTGAGCGCGACCCCATTCgggtcatgttcaagagagaatcactaaggttctgctgcagaaccttAAAAAGAGAATCAATTCTTAAAATAGAACagagaaccactaaggttctgctgtaGAACcctattttcatgttttttcatcgatgtgtgtgtttaaaaataatgtcagctataatacatagatattgacatttttgcatgtgaagttctgccgTAGAACCCTACCTAATATTAGAAATAAGATTAGGGTTCTATGGGTtgtgtaatgacccggatttttaaaaatatttttattagtattaaaaatatttttattagtattaaaaatgatttttttttaaagaaaggaataagatttaatattttattccagtttaatgagttttcaaaggtttatatttaaaccccgggttattgtgttattgtattttcaaaactgattttcatatattgttttgaaaattctagatgattattatgtgaatatatgtgtgatgtgagtaagtgatattggtggatttgttggctaattaattatggttaattatgagtattatatgattaatatatgaatttttgtgaattttatattatctggtttattgcgttaactgctcatatgtgttcgtatttgagagatttcaatttctatatgctcaggagaaaatatagtttatttggatattttcatatggatttatggaatgttagatgattttataatcgatttacggatttaattgcgtatatttatatttatttattaattatttgacttccgtaaaaccgtccactcgtaacgaggtagcaaattttctttccggaagtttcaacaaaactcacctttagcctaatttgaatattccggacatttttcgtgttttgactttttcgatccggagtacggttttccccgtagccggtccggcggagttttttgggtattttaattgttgataattatctggttgtctcgataaacgtgaaactagatattttgattcatccttatcttgtaataattgcagtgggacccgcatactaatgactgattaaaaagccccgttttgatgattatcttgaaaaccagtaccgattggaccccgctttattaatataaagctattaaatacgtattttcatgtcataaacgatccaaaggggtaccaagtatttgtaaatataaatagactttTCTATAGCTGATTTTCACCGTAGAAAtcattttcaccagtttcttttcacaaataccgagagaaaccgagcggtgttcttcgtgttcttcataatcaaacgaggatttggaggtgttattggaatccgatggaggtgtacgaatagtcaaaacgaagctatcgacgcgtagaatcatGTTTAATCACCCGTTTGTATGCAGATTTATCAGGTgattttacataaattttacaaaattcgaGCTATTTTGATTTAAAGGATGAATTTTTGTAAATGATATTATTTGgttgttttgatgattctatgttgtagagcatgtttttctcgtcgttttggtatattatatgtcgaATTTTGACTTCGATAACATATAGAAACGTTGGTTTAATTCTCGGAgttgtgttcttgaatgttcttgGAGGTTTATGAATTTTCTTAATTGAAAAAGAGGCGTTTTTAATCTAGAAATTCTGGGCTATTGTGATCTATATCATTAGAAAGAGCGTGATGAGAGGAACTTGTGTGTATGTTCAACAGTTATGTGGGATGTCTGGAAATGGCTCGCCGGAGTTCAAAAGGAAGTCGCCGGCGGCGAGTTTTGTTTTGCATTCTATGGCCAAATATGGCCGCTTCTGATGAATCTGAGGGCGGTTTTACGTTTATGGTATTCCAAATATGCTATCTGGAGTTTGTGGGAGCTCGGGGAGGCCGGGAACGAGGTTTCCGGCGAGTTAGTATGGTGGCCGACGGCAAATTGCTGTTTGGTCACCGAAGTTGTGAAGGTGGTGAAGTTGTTGTACCTAAGTTTTGAATCTTACAAAACACCCCCTGTAACTTTTGaaagttacactttaaaccctggacaaaaactttcaaaagtttacaaaataaaccttttgatttaattttctaaaaattgttttatttaattattttaaattccaaaaatagtttttaattatttctttattcaaaaataaatctaaattagtttattaattaattttaattagtaattaattattttaattagtcaattaatttaaatattaattgattaattattttaattaattattaattgattttaattgattaattatttggatttaattatcctttttgatttaaaaattctgaaaaatggtttcgagctttaaaatatttttccaaattattttcaaggctcgataattgtttatgaatgatttcaagtccaatttcaagtatttgggacttgattatttattcgaaaagtgattcttttatcgattttaattccgaaaaatgtttaaaaattctggaaaaattcccgaaaaatcatttttaacccaagagttgatttgatatcaattggggtgggaaaccttatgtgtaatgtgttgtctgctatctgtttgatgtgttatgtgccgacAGAGGagtgagaaaactgttttgagcataacttttgatccgtaagtcggaatcaagtgaaacgaaagagagacagaagcttataaagtctagtttgatataacataataatatgatggagtcgagaatgtgagtaattgttgttaaaggtgccgaatgtgattatatgttattggattgttattaattgatgattacgtgatatagctgtttattcttgatattatatatacatgataaatgatttgaatgacatagtgtcatgacttgactgatattggataagaTATATGGATTATGGTGACTGGAGTTGATTGATTGGTTGTCGATTGAAATAGGTTGACCGgaggatagtctaataaatagacgagacgctGTCAAATTATCgataggatttatatgataattgatttgtgatatgttatgtggaatatgacttgactatatgataAAGTCcaagcatgattatgtgttaagtgatatttgataggtaaagggatatataagtgggtatcgatatacgtgatatgtatatgcgataaattgattagtgattatagtattattttattctcgtaaaggatttggacgagacgtgtacgctcgaagacgtcagaaagtcggaatggtattgcaaagcgaataagggatgaatcgagtaagcgaagcgatgtggcgaatagagtatagctagagatggtctagagattacgagatgcatagattgtgaaagtggaaagatgagatagagatgtgagactggagtcagatttaaggcaagtatcctacacctttcttttggatatattgcaattattctgatccattcctttggtatatgtttcaagtattcatacctttcttttcaatgttcgaaagtgcgagtattctgacccgttctttctaatcttcaagtttctaaagaatttccgttttacaaattaattcgaagttcagattgtcattgaagcatgtgttgctcagtgatagttagagctttgaatgaattgggatcttcttgattattcaacccaccattgtcatgctggtttagcaggctaaattcagttgcttagccgataatggaggatactgaatagttgaggatttcctgaactgtgatttatgaaatgatggatcatgatttatgaatagattattatcaaagtttgaattgaagttattctgttgttgatgatatttatgatgatgttctgttaatttacattggcttcttgaattgaattagagaattggattattgtttttatataaacctgtggaccagattcgtggtcatgttaggccaatgagtgccttggatccagtgatagagcatggcggggcctgctcggggttaggtatgtctgatcagcatcctaaccttggttttaattaaaatgtgatagtccaattcaataattcttttggaaagattgaattcctcagtattcaattgctgcaaggtattgtgattttcttatacaatacctaaactcgtgaactcaggttgaatcccttttatatcttgaactcgtgaatttctgttatatcatttcagaattatcattgtttattattacttgctgagcattgttgctcacccttgctattcctttctaaccatttcagaaaggcttaaagaggagatgattgattgagattgtgagtaaggctaatgctaggcgaggagacagagttgaggatccggtggtcgaggagtgttcaggaaagttgatgaggttggtgcaagctagaGCTGTGCTATGGAAATTCAagtgtaagtcatagctggaatagttgacagtgattcttcttatcgaagatgatctgatttggtaagagatgttgtgtaataattagtggttgattctaatttcaatactgtaacctggatgcgatcctgttgattttagggggtttaaatgttctctttcgaatcatttattaaagtttaaatgttctc
Protein-coding regions in this window:
- the LOC108223621 gene encoding pentatricopeptide repeat-containing protein At1g31430 — its product is MCMPLEALLVSLKAPSHCIKKLDQTLAQSIITGLIYTNKAWNTILRAYSKSNKPIQTIIIYNHFIQSNSIYPDKYTYPVIISASTRLHCVPKGVETHARGVKVGVDFDLYVQNALIHFYGATGQVMNARKVFGGMCERDVTSWNTIIGSYSGGASLGAETMDLFRVMVRVGFRADRITMVILLTVCGEIKGLEFGRLIHGYIVKMGMECGLNVGNALLDMYAKFGQMSTLLKQFNDMRERRDVVSYTILVNSYIEIGRIDRAREIFDDMAEKDIVMWNSMIHGYVREKRPEEALELLVCMEDESVQVDENTIVSLLAACSSLSNLKYGRYIHRLSLRNNIKQDLFVETALINMYFKCGGLEDAMIIFFKMKFKDVFTWTTTIEGLARSGLETKALELFKQMEKQGTRPNEATFVSILTACRQAGLVDDGCRLFKRMIEVYRIQPSMEHFTSLVELLSKARMWHQAEEFISFIVPQERLAAYKTLLSACMSCSEINLGLKIADKILQSGSVSHEVYVLLSNFYAGAGLWYKVEETRKVMKDFNMKKQTGVSYIELMS